The Orcinus orca chromosome 1, mOrcOrc1.1, whole genome shotgun sequence DNA window ttagaaatatgcTACAGAACGTGAGGAAAGAAGATTATTACCTGAGATTATTTTGGAGTTACTACCTGAAGTGGATCTTCCCCTCAAAAAGAGCAGAACCCATGGATTATGTAATCTGCAATGCGtgagaggagaaaaatagaagCTTAGTACCATTAAGAAGGGAAAGGAACTCCCTGAGGGgcatgaaaaaagaaacattcaacaaatatctcgGGAATTCCACGGAGTCTATACAGGCCTGAGGGAAAGGCAAGGGAGGAGTTTGGAAACCCTCTTTCCCAGTGACAAAAGAGTTGTGATGCTCCACGTCTGAAACTGCTCAAGGTGAGCGCACATCTATCGTGGAGGAAAGCACACTTGGTCTTTGCCTCCCTACCTCTGCGGGCCCTGTAGGCAAACAGAATCACATTCTTAGTAAGAACGGATTGTGCTTGAAATACTGTGAGTTTCCAGATGtctatgtctctctctctatgtgtCTCTTGggctcctcctctttctttcagACAGGAAGAAATAACATTCTTTTAATAATCTAGAGTCTCACGTGGGGTGAGGGGTCATCTGCAGAGAAAGTCAAGGTAAGGTGGACTTGGGTGCGAAGACAGATTCTCACACTAGGaaatgggggtggaggtggggcgtGGTACCACGTGCTGGGCAACCTGGGAGCAGGAGAGTAGGGAGAGAGGTCAAAGTATCTGTCCACAAAGGAATCCCATCCTTTCCTTCCCGACCACCAAGAAGACCCCACAGTCGTTCTGTCCAAAACATAGCCCGCTCTCCAAGTGCGCCTTGGGTCCACGTGAGGCGTGCACCTGCGACAGAACACAGGTAACGTCAAGTCCGGGTACAGCGCCTTTTGGCCGAGCTCCCCTCACCAGCGCGCACCTCTTGCGTTGCCGGCTTCCTCGGCCGCTGCCTCTGGCCCCACTCCTCGTGCGATGCTCGCCACTACAACTCCCGCCTCAGCTGCCGCAAACCCGAGAGCGCCAAGTGGGCGCGCGGGCTGCGCGCGGGCCGGCGCCCGGAGGTCTGGGCATGCTCAGTCACGCGGGCAGGGCTCCGGGCGCGAGCCGGGCTCCCGCTGCACCACATTCATCTGCTGCCAAGGGGAGCCGCCGGGCGCTCGCAAGCTCGGCGCGCGCTGCCCGCGGAAGACCCGGCTGCCGCGCCCCCCGCCGCCTCCCCGAGTCATGGCCTCGCTCGGCCATCCCGCCGCCTTCGGCCGGGCCACCCACGTCGTGGTGCGGGGACTGCCCGAGTCCCTCGGCCAGCACGCGCTGAGGAGCACCAAGGGCGACGAGGTGGATTTCGCCCGCGCCGAGCGGCAGCACCAGCTGTACGTGGGCGTGCTGGGCAGTAAGCTGGGGCTGCAGGTGGTGCAGCTGCCGGCCGACGAGAGCCTCCCGGACTGCGTGTTCGTGGAGGACGTGGCCGTGGTGTGCGAGGAGACGGCCCTCATCACCCGCCCCGGGGCGCCGAGCCGGAGGAAGGAGGTAACTGGCCGCCCGTAGACGCGAGGGGCGCGGCCGGGGACGCGCGCCGGGCCCTCCCGCGCCGCCCGAGCCGGACGTGCTGGGGGAAGCGCGGAAGTGGCCCCCGGGCTAGTTCCGAACTTCCCATTTAGGGGAGACGGTGTGTGTGCGAGAGAGAGAAGTTCATTGTTCACGCCTCCCGGCTGCCGGCGCAGCTTGGGTGCCTTCTAGAGGAGCCGACTGAGTGTGGTGGTGCGGACTCGGgcaggtgggtggggtggggaatccGTCTCATAGGCATATTTATTTGTAAAGATTAAAAAGCAGCGAAGACAGTGCAACTCTGCTCGTTTCCCAGGgagcgggggcagggaggggtgccGTTCCAAGCGGGCGGGCGGAGCCTGGGCGAGGGCTCCGGGGGGGCCGGTTGATGACCCTAAACCCCCAAGtcctgccaggagctgggagcagggagggccAGATGAATTAACGGTCGATGCCCGCAGACGTGGGTCGTCCCGAGTTACTTTTCGGTGGTGGAGAGTGAGTCCCGCAAAGGGGACTGGCAAGTGAATGAATGTAAGAAGACTGGCCTGTTGCTGAGCCGCGGTGTCTGGGTTTGAAAAGCAGAACTCGGTGTAGGGTgttgggtgtgtgtatgtgtctgtgtgtttaaTTGGAAATGGTGGTTTCAcaaattcaataatttttattctctgtatttttaaGCTCATAGCAATCAGAGCTTTTTGTGTTCTCAGAGGATGGTGACTACTTTAAAATATTGCAGTTTGTGAAAATGTCTGTGATTGCTTTAAACACAAGGTAGGTTAGTGGGGAGAGACAAATAAGAGTGAGATTGGATTTTAAAATGCTGTCCGGCCTGGGATTCTTCTCATTGCCTGCTGAGAGCCCAGGGTCAAGACTCTTGGTTGCTATTGGCATCAAGTGGCATTGCAAGAAGCTGGTGGTTTCTTTCATATCTGGAGGGTTAAGGATTTTCCCTCCCTATTTTTCCTTTATTCGATTCGCATTGGAAATGCCTCATAGAGCTTGTAGTTAAAATATGCTTCTTCTCCACATGCTTCACTACTTGGTTGATAGAACTTTGCTTGGTCTGAGAGAataagtatatttgatttatttcccACTAAGataatcagctttttttttttcaccctgcCTTAGCAGAAAACCAAAAGAGTAACAGGTCTCATTCTCTTAGCTCTTTTATCTCCTTTGCCACCTCTCCATCTTTGAATCTGTGAGATGACCCActctattttaaactgataagCATGTAACCCCATTTGAATACTTTCTAATGTGTCCTAGGCCATATGACAAAGCTGTGGTTTGTGCTTAAAAGAGTAACATAGATTTTAAAAACCCTTTCAAAATGATACTCATTTGATGTGGCTGGTCCAATTTCATGTTGAGACTGTCATATATTTAATCAtccatttcattttattcctaTAATAAAACCTTTCAAATTTTGGCCTTCCTGATACTAAAGTGGGCATTGATCTGTCTCCCTGTCAGATTCTGAGgcatacattttaaatgggtttCACTCTTCAGGCTGGTGGCCCACTGCCAGAGGCCACATAGTGTAATGGATAAGAACATCAGACTGGATCTAATTCTGTGACCTTAGCGAGTATctcttgcctcagttttctcacctgtaaagtggacaTAATCATACCTATTTCATAGAATTGtggtaataaatttattaatcCATCAGAAATATAGAGGACAGGACATTTCATAAGTGTTGGTCGTTATTATTCACTTACCAATGGGTCGTGGAAGGTTTACTCCTTGAGCAGTAAGAAGTCTCCTGTACACTGATGCAGTTACAGTGACATTTCCCTTTCCAAGGGTGAAGGGGAGTCTTCTTCACGCCTTAGGTTCCAGCCTAATCTGCTCATTAGCACTGCCTTCCAGCTCAAGTTTTCTGCAGGTGTGTGGTCCCGCCCCAAAACACCTTTGCCATTGCACCTGATCTGGGTTCCCAGAGTAATGGGCCTTCCAGCCAGAGAGGGGAATGCGGGCAGTCATGTTGGGTGGGGTGCTTCAGAGATTTCTTTGAAATCTCTCACAGTTTGCTGCCTACATTGAAGTTAATAAAttcttgttaaatgaatgaacaaatgaattaatgaaatgcTAATTAGCTAATACCAGCAAGCTGATAATAATTACTTCAAGGACTTCTtggattgttttatatatatatatgtatgtgacaCCTAACTCCCTAACTGAAACTCCACAACAGCTGAggcattatattaaaattattaacacTGATCTCCTGTCTTCTCCCTCTGCATTCCATTTTCCACACTGTAGCCAATTGGTCCTTCTAAAATTCAGATCT harbors:
- the DDAH1 gene encoding N(G),N(G)-dimethylarginine dimethylaminohydrolase 1 isoform X1, which translates into the protein MLATTTPASAAANPRAPSGRAGCARAGARRSGHAQSRGQGSGREPGSRCTTFICCQGEPPGARKLGARCPRKTRLPRPPPPPRVMASLGHPAAFGRATHVVVRGLPESLGQHALRSTKGDEVDFARAERQHQLYVGVLGSKLGLQVVQLPADESLPDCVFVEDVAVVCEETALITRPGAPSRRKEVDMMKEALEKLQLNIVEMKDENATLDGGDVLFTGREFFVGLSKRTNQRGAEILADTFKDYAVSTVPVVEALHLKSFCSMAGPNLIAIGSSESAQKALKIMQQMSDHRYDKLTVPDDTAANCLYLNIPNKGHVLLHRTPEEYPESAKVYEKLKDHMLIPVSHSEMEKVDGLLTCCSILINKKVES